A genomic window from Streptomyces sp. NBC_01429 includes:
- a CDS encoding glycosyltransferase family 87 protein: MPSAEERTVHQDRSDVPPTRRDEVAAAGSELIGGPAGRRAWFGTSRLSPVRVVALVAIGMFALGMVQKMPCYNWAWFRGASSQYTHACYSDIPHLFLGRGFADNLVPYFDRLSGDMQYLEYPVLTGLFMEVASWLTPGGSIQYREQMYWMVNAGMLMICAVVIAVCVTRTHRRRPWDGLLVALAPAFALTATINWDLLAVALTAAAMLMWSRGRALAFGILIGLATAAKLYPVLLLGPLLVLCWRAGKFREYATALLATAGAWLAVNLPVMMLAPEGWKKFYTFSQERQVDFGSFWLIITQRTGKSIDVESVNTYATLLMVLACAGILALTLTAPRRPRFAQLAFLVVAAFILTNKVYSPQYVLWLIPLAVLARPRWRDFLIWQACEVMYFLGIWMYLAYTTSGDAHKGLPTEGYQLAIALHLAGTLYLCALVVRDILMPERDGVRADGSDDPSGGVLDGAEDRFVLGQTVRPVQHEAQLAEGPRVEWGVRPPGAA, translated from the coding sequence ATGCCGAGCGCAGAAGAGAGAACCGTGCACCAGGACCGGTCCGACGTACCGCCCACGCGGCGGGACGAGGTGGCCGCCGCCGGCAGCGAACTGATCGGCGGTCCCGCCGGACGCCGGGCCTGGTTCGGTACCAGCCGGCTCTCCCCCGTACGGGTCGTCGCGCTGGTGGCCATCGGGATGTTCGCGCTGGGAATGGTCCAGAAGATGCCCTGCTACAACTGGGCATGGTTCCGGGGCGCCAGCTCGCAGTACACCCACGCCTGCTACTCGGACATCCCGCATCTCTTCCTCGGGCGCGGCTTCGCGGACAACCTGGTCCCGTACTTCGACCGGCTCAGCGGCGACATGCAGTACCTGGAGTACCCCGTACTGACGGGACTCTTCATGGAAGTCGCCTCCTGGCTCACCCCGGGCGGATCCATCCAGTACCGCGAGCAGATGTACTGGATGGTCAACGCGGGCATGCTGATGATCTGCGCCGTGGTCATCGCGGTCTGTGTCACCCGCACCCACCGGCGCCGCCCCTGGGACGGCCTGCTGGTCGCCCTCGCCCCGGCCTTCGCGCTCACCGCCACCATCAACTGGGACCTGCTGGCCGTGGCCCTCACCGCCGCGGCGATGCTGATGTGGTCCCGGGGCCGGGCCCTGGCCTTCGGCATCCTCATCGGCCTCGCGACCGCCGCGAAGCTCTACCCCGTACTCCTGCTGGGACCGCTGCTCGTCCTGTGCTGGCGGGCCGGGAAGTTCCGCGAGTACGCGACGGCCCTGCTCGCGACCGCCGGCGCCTGGCTCGCGGTGAATCTGCCGGTCATGATGCTCGCGCCCGAAGGGTGGAAGAAGTTCTACACCTTCAGCCAGGAGCGACAGGTCGACTTCGGCTCCTTCTGGCTGATCATCACCCAGCGCACGGGCAAGTCCATCGATGTCGAGAGCGTCAACACCTACGCGACGCTGCTGATGGTCCTGGCCTGCGCAGGCATCCTCGCCCTCACCCTCACGGCGCCCCGCCGCCCGCGCTTCGCGCAGCTGGCCTTCCTGGTCGTCGCCGCGTTCATCCTCACCAACAAGGTCTACTCACCGCAGTACGTACTGTGGCTGATTCCGCTGGCCGTCCTCGCCCGGCCGCGCTGGCGGGATTTCCTGATCTGGCAGGCGTGCGAGGTCATGTACTTCCTCGGCATCTGGATGTACCTCGCCTACACGACCAGCGGCGACGCCCACAAGGGACTGCCCACCGAGGGCTATCAGCTCGCCATCGCGCTGCACCTCGCGGGCACGCTCTACCTGTGTGCTCTGGTCGTACGGGACATCCTGATGCCCGAACGGGACGGTGTACGGGCGGACGGCTCGGACGACCCGTCCGGCGGCGTCCTCGACGGAGCCGAGGACAGATTCGTCCTCGGTCAGACGGTCCGCCCGGTCCAGCACGAGGCGCAGTTGGCCGAAGGGCCGCGTGTCGAGTGGGGAGTGCGGCCGCCAGGAGCCGCCTGA